A stretch of the Ornithodoros turicata isolate Travis chromosome 4, ASM3712646v1, whole genome shotgun sequence genome encodes the following:
- the LOC135392475 gene encoding uncharacterized protein LOC135392475, which produces MGLQSQKRRKRRNRKVQDSCGCCRKLTTIANEERMVMRQLDVKTAYLHGKLEEEVYMEQPPGFCRKEEHVCKLNKAIYGLKQSGRTWYRTLDAILQEQGYRRLETGSELSRHTEKADRTQPSADVAGFVKNISSRQLSPLETSVLAKGHGFNLTTAGPPLAKMVAAVEDGIRHLDSSIQEQVRVKAIGIMSKIQKQQCHNITREEHKALRSLQEDSKIVILPADKGNSTVVLDRQNYDGEIRDLLDNSTYENFKKDPTSQIKLKQIKQTKLNRILADIFKKYPDARALYLRLICRNGNAPGFYSLPKIHKPGIPLRPIVDFRSSPLRALSCYLHRVLSPLTGNTLTHVRNSAHFVERVSPLTISADERLVSFEVVSLFTNVPVPLAVDAARMALERDNDLATRTNLSVHEVCRLLDFCLSGTYFSFNGEYYKQTTGTTMGASISVTAANLVTESIEERDLQSPDIKPKTFLRYVDDCFCILKNSDVDEFLERLNRIEPSIQFTVELERDNVLPFLDVIVKREGIDLKFTVYRKPTHTGRYLRFDSNHPTCHKASVVSSLLSRAKKICLSEKDRKKEEAAITSDLEKHGYTSSFVQRVARRQARGLRNRLTTSPVRLDESTCHM; this is translated from the exons ATGGGTTTACAGAGTCAAAAGAGGCGCAAGCGGAGAAATCGAAAAGTACAAGACTCGTGTGGTTGCTGTAGGAAGCTCACAA CAATTGCAAACGAAGAAAGAATGGTGATGCGCCAATTAGACGTCAAGACGGCATACCTTCACGGGAAACTAGAAGAGGAAGTCTATATGGAGCAGCCACCAGGTTTCTGTAGAAAGGAAGAACACGTATGCAAGCTAAACAAAGCGATATATGGCCTGAAGCAGTCTGGAAGGACGTGGTACAGAACACTCGATGCTATTCTACAAGAACAAGGATACAGACGTCTAGAGACTGGCAG TGAACTGTCTCGTCACACCGAGAAGGCAGACAGGACACAGCCCAGCGCCGACGTCGCTGGATTTGTAAAAAACATCTCTTCGAGACAGCTCTCACCCCTCGAGACAAGTGTGCTGGCGAAAGGTCACGGCTTCAACCTTACAACGGCAGGACCACCTCTTGCAAAGATGGTCGCAGCTGTCGAAGACGGTATAAGACACCTGGATTCCAGCATTCAAGAACAAGTAAGAGTGAAAGCGATTGGAATTATGTCAAAAATCCAAAAACAGCAATGTCACAACATAACCAGGGAAGAGCATAAAGCACTTCGAAGCCTCCAGGAAGACTCGAAGATTGTCATTCTGCCTGCTGACAAGGGAAACTCAACGGTCGTCCTAGACCGGCAGAACTACGATGGCGAAATCCGAGACCTCCTTGACAACAGTACGTATGAAAATTTCAAAAAAGACCCGACATCGCAGATTAAGCTTAAGCAGATTAAGCAGACTAAGCTTAATAGGATACTTGCTGATATATTCAAGAAATACCCAGATGCAAGAGCCCTCTACTTACGACTTATCTGCAGGAACGGTAACGCGCCTGGTTTCTATAGTCTCCCTAAGATCCACAAGCCCGGTATCCCCCTTCGCCCCATTGTAGACTTCAGATCGTCCCCTCTTCGGGCGTTATCCTGCTACCTACACAGGGTTTTATCCCCGCTCACCGGAAACACCCTAACTCATGTACGAAACTCTGCCCACTTCGTGGAGCGCGTCTCACCACTCACCATCAGCGCTGACGAGCGCCTCGTTTCGTTTGAAGTTGTGTCTCTCTTCACGAACGTGCCGGTCCCACTGGCAGTGGACGCTGCCAGGATGGCACTTGAAAGGGACAATGACCTGGCGACTAGAACCAACCTCAGCGTTCACGAAGTGTGCCGCCTCCTAGATTTCTGCCTCAGCGGAACGTACTTCTCATTCAACGGAGAGTACTACAAGCAGACTACCGGAACAACAATGGGTGCGTCAATATCGGTAACCGCAGCGAACTTGGTGACGGAATCAATTGAAGAAAGGGACCTGCAATCCCCCGATATTAAACCGAAAACATTCTTACGGTACGTAGACGATTGCTTCTGTATTTTGAAGAATTCCGATGTTGACGAGTTTTTGGAACGCCTAAACCGCATCGAGCCATCCATCCAGTTTACCGTGGAACTCGAGAGGGACAACGTTTTGCCTTTTCTCGATGTAATCGTAAAGAGAGAAGGAATTGACCTAAAGTTCACCGTGTACAGGAAGCCCACTCATACGGGACGATATTTAAGGTTTGATTCCAATCACCCTACGTGTCACAAGGCTTCGGTGGTTTCGTCCCTTCTTTCGAGAGCTAAGAAGATTTGTTTGTCGgagaaagacaggaaaaaagaagaagcagcaaTCACTTCCGATTTAGAAAAGCACGGATACACAAGTAGCTTTGTTCAGAGAGTCGCCCGTCGTCAAGCTCGCGGTCTCCGAAACCGACTGACGACCAGCCCTGTCAGACTAGACGAATCAACATGCCATATGTGA